Part of the Bacteroidales bacterium genome, GGCAGGCTTCGTTCAGGATATACAATTCCACCCTTTCGGAATACGGTGCCCTGGGTTTTGAATATGGCTATGCTATTGGCACACCGGATGGATTGACCATCTGGGAAGCTCAGTTCGGAGATTTTCACAACGTAGCTCAGGTAATCGTAGACCAGTATATCTCTTCAGCAGAAGACAAATGGGGCCTTATGAACGGACTGGTGTTGTTTCTTCCGCATGGTTATGAAGGGCAGGGCCCTGAGCACTCGAGTGCGCGACTCGAACGTTTTCTCGTGCTGGCGGCCAATAACAACATGCAACTTGTAAATTGCACTACCCCGGCTAATTTCTTTCATGTCCTCCGCCGCCAGGTAAAACGTGATTTCAGGGTGCCGCTTATTGTTTTCACTCCCAAAAGTCTGTTGCGCCACCCTCAATGCATCAGCCCGCTCAGTGAGCTTGCTTCCGGAGAATTCATAGAAGTTATTGACGATGAAGATGTTGATATTCCTGAAGTTAAACGCGTGGTGTTTTGCTCCGGCAAAATCTATTATGATCTTCTGGCCCGGAAAAATGCCTTTAAAGCCAGGGACATAGCCCTTATCCGCATTGAACAGCTTTATCCCTTTCCAGAGAAACAGCTGGATGCCATCATAGAAAAATACAACAAAGCTCTGGTCTATCTATGGGTACAGGAAGAACCCGAAAACATGGGGGCATGGACCTATATTAACTATCACTTCAGAAAAATTCCTCTGATTCATATTACACGCCTGCCCAGCGGAAGCCCTGCTACCGGACTGCATGAAATTCATCAGGCAGAGCAGGAAGAGATATTATATAAGGTGTTCCGTACCTGTGACTGTGAACGCAGGAACAAGTACTGCGGCCTGCAATGTATGGTCGGAAAATCAAGACAGGAAATTCTCAGGCAGTTCAATTACATTTTTTTTGACAAACGCATTAATCTATAGTTCCTATGCAGGCAGAAGTTAAAATACCCAGTCCCGGGGAATCCATAGCTGTTGCCGATATGGCCCGGTGGATGGTTAATGACGGAGAAATGGTTGAAAAAGATCAGGAAATAGGAGAAATTGAGTCAGAAAAAGCCACCCTGCCGCTGATTGCTCCTGCAAGCGGAAAAATACATATTCTGGTGGAAGCCGGCCATACGGTACCCGTTGGAACCCTGGTTGCTACAATTGATACAAACTTTCAGAAGCAAATTGAAAAGGAAAACGAAAAGAAGGTAAAAGCGAATGAAGAAAAGTCTGATGCTACCATTCATAATATCTCCGGCAGTCAGGGATCAGTGGCTGTTTCCGTAGCACAACCCGGGGAAAAACCTGCCGGCAGAGAAAAAGAGCAGGAAACGGAAAAAGTAGTCATTACTCCCCTGGCCAGAAAAAAGATGGAAGAACATGGACTGGAAGTGCACGATATTCTGAAAGGCAAGACCCGCATTACCAGGGATGAAGTTGATAACATAATACGGCAGAAATTTGTTTCCTCGTCAAACAATGTTCAGCAGGCTGAGCGAGCGGAAAAGCGCATCAAGATGAGTGCGTTGCGAAAAAAACTGACTGAACGGCTGATAGCGGTAAAAAATCAGACCGCTATGCTCACAACGCTCAACGAAGTCGATATGAGCGCCCTGATAGATCTCCGTGAACGTTACCAGAAGCAGTTTACAGAAAAGTACCGGATAAAAATCGGCTACATGTCATTTTTTGCCAGGGCAGTTGCAGTGGCCTTGCAGGATTTTCCGATGGTTCAGGCCATGATAAACGAAGACGACCTGGTTGTTCCCAATTACTGTGATATTGGTATTGCTGTGCAAACTGAAAAAGGACTTATGGTTCCGGTGATCCGGAATGCCCATCTGATGAGCATCCCTGAACTTGAAGCTGAAATCCAGAAATTTGCAGAAAAGGCGCGCAACTATAAACTTTCCATTGAGGAAATGTCAGGAGGTACCTTTACAATAACTAACGGAGGAGTATTTGGAAGTCTCCTGTCAACCCCTCTTCTCAATCCTCCCCAATCGGCTATTCTGGGAATGCATAGCATAGTTAAACGTCCAGTAGCAGTAAACGATCAGGTAGTAATACGTCCCATGATGTACCTTGCTCTTAGCTATGACCATCGGGTAATTGACGGAAAAGAATCGGTTGGTTTTTTGTTAAAAATCAAAACTTTAATTGAACATCCCATCCTCCTGCTCACGGACGGCAAGAATCCGGAAGAAATATTGCTGGGAATCGACTAGAACGGGGAATTAGTTTGCTTTGCTCCTACTTCCTTATCCGGGTTATAAAAAAAAAGCTGCCGCTTAAGTGCGACAGCTTTTTTAACGGCTAAAAAGTGCCTTATTTCACCATTCCGGCGAGTTCGCTTCCAGCCTTGAATTTTACTACCTTCTTGGCAGCAATCTTGATTTCCTTGCCGGTCTGCGGGTTGCGGCCGGTGCGGGCATTTCTCTTAACAACAGAGAAGGTACCGAAACCAACGAGAGCAACTCTGTCACCCTTCTTGAGGGCAGTGGAGGTAGCTTTAATGAAAGCATCCAGAGCTTTCTTGGCATCAGCCTTGGTCATTTTGGCTTCGCCGGCAATTGCATCAATCAGTTGTGCTTTGTTCATAACACTTAGGTTTTAGGGTTAGAAATAAATTTAAAGTATCATACACAGACACAA contains:
- the odhB gene encoding 2-oxoglutarate dehydrogenase complex dihydrolipoyllysine-residue succinyltransferase, whose amino-acid sequence is MQAEVKIPSPGESIAVADMARWMVNDGEMVEKDQEIGEIESEKATLPLIAPASGKIHILVEAGHTVPVGTLVATIDTNFQKQIEKENEKKVKANEEKSDATIHNISGSQGSVAVSVAQPGEKPAGREKEQETEKVVITPLARKKMEEHGLEVHDILKGKTRITRDEVDNIIRQKFVSSSNNVQQAERAEKRIKMSALRKKLTERLIAVKNQTAMLTTLNEVDMSALIDLRERYQKQFTEKYRIKIGYMSFFARAVAVALQDFPMVQAMINEDDLVVPNYCDIGIAVQTEKGLMVPVIRNAHLMSIPELEAEIQKFAEKARNYKLSIEEMSGGTFTITNGGVFGSLLSTPLLNPPQSAILGMHSIVKRPVAVNDQVVIRPMMYLALSYDHRVIDGKESVGFLLKIKTLIEHPILLLTDGKNPEEILLGID
- a CDS encoding HU family DNA-binding protein — protein: MNKAQLIDAIAGEAKMTKADAKKALDAFIKATSTALKKGDRVALVGFGTFSVVKRNARTGRNPQTGKEIKIAAKKVVKFKAGSELAGMVK